From the Plasmodium malariae genome assembly, chromosome: 2 genome, one window contains:
- the PmUG01_02010300 gene encoding PIR protein: MSLAELGSEYNFLENKPPYEFTNFGGYHEKSYYENLCSNLSENSSYYEKKNCIDLFSIMDNVIEGGVLDGDPQSIWNNFKEWFPQNKRGIDFSSVAMRDLITKFGEYITANISKKFDEFKASYMSNVELSDLTKLYYFTKNVGNIDKKILDVDSSDRNKYCNFINECLQIYRIYKYTTCEGNSPRQFDGNPICMEADNFFESYKNILYDDLKSLGMVTSEQASIDDLVKCSRNDYTYLYNYVFGIRKLSGFDNTRIVLLTMFGIFLIMFILYKFTPLGSLVQPRKRKTRKLWRNIQKQIHEQVNEGNTDFADSYLSIPSVSSSNYMESR, from the exons ATGTCTCTTGCAGAATTGGGATCGGAG tATAACTTTTTGGAAAATAAGCCACCGTAtgaatttacaaattttgGAGGATATCATGAGAAGagttattatgaaaatttatgtaGTAATCTTAGTGAAAACTCTtcatattatgaaaaaaaaaattgcattgATTTATTTAGTATTATGGATAATGTAATTGAAGGGGGTGTCTTAGATGGCGATCCTCAATCGATTTGGAATAACTTTAAGGAATGGTTTCCTCAAAATAAACGTGGAATAGATTTTTCTTCTGTTGCTATGAGAGATTTGATAACAAAATTTGGAGAATATATTACAGctaatatttctaaaaaatttgatGAATTTAAAGCCTCCTATATGAGCAATGTTGAATTAAGCGATTTAAcgaaattatattattttactaaaaatgttggaaatattgataaaaaaatattagatgTAGATAGCTCAGacagaaataaatattgtaattttatcAATGAATGTCttcaaatatatagaatatataaatatacaacatGTGAAGGTAATTCTCCTCGTCAATTTGATGGAAATCCCATATGTATGGAGGCAGATAACTTTTTTgaatcatataaaaatatattgtatgatgatttaaaaagtttAGGAATGGTTACTTCTGAACAAGCCTCAATTGACGATCTAGTGAAGTGCTCAAGGAAtgattatacatatttgtataattacGTATTTGGGATACGAAAATTGTCAGGATTCGATAATACAAGAATTGTTCTTTTGACCATGTttggaatatttttaattatgttcaTTTTGTATAAG TTTACCCCTTTGGGATCCCTAGTTCAACCTCGAAAgagaaaaacaagaaaacTGTGGAGAAACATACAAAAACAAATTCATGAACAAGTGAATGAAGGAAACACTGATTTTGCGGATTCATACTTGAGCATCCCAAGTGTTTCGAGCTCGAATTATATGGAAAGCAGATAA